The sequence ACACAATTCTACAGATTTTAAGTATCAACGTTTTTGAGAAAACCCACATCCTGCAATTGTTTGCGGGCGATGATTACAAATTGTCAGAGAACAATATTTCTAACCAACTGAATTTATTCAGTTAACGTTGGGACAGTAGTGATTTTATTCATGAAACAATATTTTGTTTACATTATGGCAAGTCAAAGAAATGGGACACTCTATATTGGAGTAACCAGTGATATCGTTAAAAGAGTTTATGAGCACAAAAATAATCTGATCAAAGGATTTACTGAAAAATACAAAGTGCATCAACTTGTTTATGTTGAGGAAACTAATGATGTGAGTGCTGCCATTACACGAGAGAAACAA is a genomic window of Deltaproteobacteria bacterium containing:
- a CDS encoding GIY-YIG nuclease family protein encodes the protein MKQYFVYIMASQRNGTLYIGVTSDIVKRVYEHKNNLIKGFTEKYKVHQLVYVEETNDVSAAITREKQLKKWKRNWKLRLIEELNPTWKDLYEELL